GCCCAAAGTTCGCCCAAATGATTTTCCATCGGCGTTCCTGTTAAACACAAACGGTGATTGGTTTTAATCTGTCGGACTAATTGAGCCGCCAAAGAAACAGGATTTTTAATGGTTTGAGCTTCATCAAGAATCAAATAATGATAGTTATACTTGAGCAGCGTTTCATCATCTCGGGTCAACAGTGGATAAGTAGTCAGCACCAGATCATAGTCGTTGATTTTATCGAACAAATGTTTTCGCTCTGCACCCTGCAAAGTTAATATTTTCAGGTCAGGCGTAAAACGTTCAGTTTCGCGTCGCCAGTTGCTCATCAAACTGGTGGGGGCAATGATTAAACAGGGCAAAATCATCCGGCCGCTTTGTTTTTCGAGCAACAAATGGGCGAGTGTTTGAATGGTTTTACCTAAACCCATATCATCGGCAAGAATTCCGGAAAATTTATATTCGCGTAAAAATTGTAACCAATTAAGCCCTGCTTGCTGGTAATGGCGTAATTCTGCCTGAAAGTTGACAGGTAATACAACATCTTGAATACCGGCAAAGCTTTTTAGTTTTTTCCCCAGCTCTATCAGTTCTTTACCTCCGGTTAACGAAAACAGGCCATAACTGTTCTCCTCCATATCAGCAAGGCTGGCCGCATTAAATCGTGATATTTTTAGTGAACCGTCATTTTGCAGAGTACCTGCGTTAAATAACTCAAGCAAAACCGCCAGTATAGGTTTTATTTTATCGCTGGAAACCGTTAGATATTGATAATTTCCTAACGACAAATTAAGTATGTCAGGCAAATTTTCCGGATCGTAGTTCTCCAGCACCGGCATAATCAAAGGTAATAAGGGATAGGCTTGATTATCAATTTCTACATTAAAATGCATTTCAAACCAGTCATTTTGACTTTCGCTAATCTCGGCATCCCAATTTTTGGCGCTTTGAAAACTCAGTTTAAAGCTATCGTCAATCTCGATAATCCATCCTTGCAGTTCAAGCATGGGAAGCGTATTTTGAATAAAATCTCGCCAGCATGATGCATTATCAATCAGTGTTATTGCTCCCGGCGATAAAACCAGTTCACGTTGACCTGTTTTGTCGCCTGGAGCAATAACAAAACCTTGGGATAAAAGCTGCTTTATTGCCTGACATTCAACTTCCGCCGACCGTTTAATTCGTACAAAGCCCGTACCCGTTTTTACAACGCTATAGTCTTCAGCGTTGGCAGCAGGAAGCAGGCAGTCTCCGTAATTGAAGCTGACAGTCATAAAATGGCCATACTGCCGGGCATCCACTTGTTCACCGTATAACAATAATCGTGGAACAGGCACCAGTTCATCACTATTGGTTAATTCAATTTTTTTCGGTGCCGGTAACGGTATGTTTGGATGTTCAATCGTCAATTTAAAACTGAATTCATCGGCATATTCAGCAGGAATGACCGGGACAGACAAGATTTTATTCAGTTGATCAGCCGTTGGCATAGTTGCATTAAACGCGCCTAGTGTGCCCTGAACAATATCCAGATATTGAGGCGGATCAGTCAACAGCAACATTGCCGCTGGTTCAATTTCAACCGTAAGTTGATAATTTCCCGTATCCTGCTGGTGCCAAGCAAAATGTAAATCACGGTTAGCACCGGTTTTTAAAGCAGGATTCTCGGCGCTTTTCCAAAACAATCGACCTGTTTGCAATAATTTTGACAAGGCCAGGTAACCGACAGCACCGGCAAGCAATGGCTCGCCTTTATAAGTATTAAGTGCCGTCATTAATCTCGCAACCTCCTCATCCAGTGGTTGAATATAACTAAGATATGAAAAGCTGTAGCGAAGATTGGCCAAGGTCGTTTTTCGCGCTTTGCCCAGACGACCCGATTTGTTTGCTTTGGTTATCAGAAAATCGATAGTAAATTCGTGGTTTGTCTTGCCGGGTTTAAGAATATAGGCAACAAACTCCTGGTAGATGTTATGTAGCTGAGGCGTGAACTGGTCAAGACTGTCCAGCCAGACCAGACAACTGTTGTCTAAACCCGTCAAGGTTTGATTGGCATTTTGATACGACAGGCAGGCAGCGGCAACGTGCTTACAGTTATGACCCACGGGGCAGGAGCAATCGCCCTTGATTTTAGCTGCACTAAAATCCGGACGCCAGACTATACGAATATCTTGCTGGTACGGATAAACATGACTGCCTTTAACTTCCGAATGAAGCTGCGTAGAAAGAGCACCTTCATGGGTGGTCACCAGCTTAATAACTAAACCTTGATCAAAATAGCTTCTTCCCTGTTCATAGGAATGCTCACCGCATTCATAACGAATATCAGAACGGAGGAGCTTTTTAGGTTTATTCATCAAAGTAACAAGTAGAGTTGCAAAACAAGACCGTTATTGTACAACAACTGCCGACAAATAAGCCCTGCCTGACCCTATAACAATGTAAAAACAGGGCATTTGTTTCAATAAAATCCGCCAAGATCGAGTCATTTAATTGACCTCAATGAGAACCAACTTTTTAGGCTAAAACATCATAATACCTATCTCTTAATCCAGAAAAAATATAAACGCTGACGGTTACCGTTAATCCTGTTTCAGGTAATTAAACCTGCCTATCACTTACCAGATAAAGTTACACCGTAAAACCAAAAAAGACGGCAGTTATAAAGATTGCTGTAAGCCATTAATAACAATATTAATAACATGGTAATTATCGCTTATTTAAGCAAACTATTTGCAGATAATACTACCTTAAACAATCTATCTAAATAACCAAAAATGGTTGCTGTGGTACAGTATCTATATTACGTGTGCATTACGTGCCAATAAAATTTATATCATTCATTATCAATATCTTAAAAAATAAATAACCCGGAATATGCTTATAAAAAGAACCTGATCACACAAGACTTAATACAACTTCGATATTTTTTTTATTTAAAGTTTTGACACGACAGGTTATCTCATGATAAAAATTACCCCGTCGTAAAAAGTTAATTCGACAGATAATTCGAAAATTTATTTTTGAATTACCCCCTCGTGAGGAGAGGGCATAATAAATATTATAACTATAGAGGATTTCAAAATGGCTGAAGTAGAAGAAAAAGATAACACATGGATAATCGTTGGCGCTTGCATAGCAGGCATTATTCTTTTGGTTGTTATGTTAAAACAAGACGAAACAAAGCATTTGCAAAGTGGCGCAGTTGCAGAACAACAAAAAGAAACATTCTCTAAAATTGAGAAGAGACATACATCAAATAACAGCTCTGCTGAAGCAATCTCAGGCAAGTAAAGGCATTATCTCCCCCGTCTTTTAGATTGGGCGGGGGAGTATTATCTGAAATTGCTTGTATTTTTCAACGCCTGGTCAATAATAAAAACTGACCATAAGAACAACGCCAGGCGATTGTTAAATTAATCCACACCCTTCTGAAATCAGTCTATCCCTACCCGCTTAAACCACTTCTGACTTACTCGCCTTTTGTTACAATGGCTAATCGGTTTTTTTTAAAAATAGAATTATAGAATAGAGATAATATAGATTTGACTGATAGTTTTATCATTTGCATGACAATGTGTCGGACAAACAGCTAATTCCCTGCATAATTTTCTTCGTAAAATCCCAACCAGCCTCTGTGAAAAAAAAGCTATGTTAATATAGCCAAAAATACGGCTCTGTCATTAAAACATATCAAAATAACCCTTTTAAAAAATGAAAATATCACTTATCGTCGCGATGGCGAGTAATCGGGTCATTGGCCTGAATAATAAAATGCCATGGCATTTGTCAGCCGATCTTAAGAAATTTAAAAAAATCACTATGGGTTCGCCTATTTTAATGGGCAGAAAAACGTATGAATCCATAGGCAGACCATTACCTGGCCGCACTAATATGATTATCAGTAGAAACCTCGACTATCAACAGAATGGCTGTGTGGTTTTTAATGACCTTAAAAAAGCACTCGAAAAAGCGTGTGAAAATACTGAAGAAATTTTTATTATTGGCGGCTCTGATCTTTATCAATCGATATTACCAATAGCCGATACGATCTATCTTACCCTTATAAACCAAGAGTTTCAGGGTGATACATTTTTCCCTAAAATTGAATTAAATGATTGGTCTGAGGTGGAACGGGAAGATATTATCGATGACCCTGAGGCAGCCTTTAATTACAGTTTTTTAAAGCTTGAAAAAATAATCCCCAACATCTGCTAGCAAAAACTCACAAGAAGATGATGAAACCAGTTAAAATAGTAAAATTTAACAATCATTTTGTGAAAGCAACGGCTTGGTAGCTATCATGCAAACTAAATATAATACGGACGACTTGAGAATTTGTGGCATTAAAGAAGTCATTCCACCGGCTCAGGTTCACGATGAAATACCTATCAGTGAAACGGCCGCAGAAACAACTCTTCAGGCAAGGGCAGAAATTCATAAAATATTAACAGGACAGGATGACAGACTACTGGTTGTCGTAGGTCCTTGCTCTATTCATGATCCAAAAGCCGCTTTAGAATATGCCGGACGTTTGAAGACCATCAAAGATGAGTTAAAAAACGATTTACTGATTGTTATGCGTGTTTACTTTGAGAAACCTCGCACGACCGTTGGCTGGAAAGGCTTGATTAATGACCCGGATCTTGATTCCAGCTTCAATATCAATAAAGGCTTGCGCGTAGCCAGACAGTTATTAATGGATATTAATACACTCGGCGTACCTGCCGCCACTGAATACCTGGATTTAATTACGCCACAATACATTTCCGACTTGATTGCCTGGGGAGCGATTGGTGCCAGAACAACAGAAAGTCAGGGCCATCGTGAACTGGCGTCTGGCGTATCGTGTCCCATCGGCTTTAAAAACTCTACGGATGGTACGATTAAAATTGCGATCGATGCAATAAGAGCCGCCATGAGCCCACACCATTTTTTATCGCTGACTAAAGCAGGACACTCTGCCATTTTTTCAACAACAGGCAATGAAGATGTACATATCATTTTAAGAGGTGGCAATGGCCGTCCCAACTATGATGCAGTCAGTGTCGAACAAGTTGCTGAAGGTCTGGTAAAGGCTGATTTAAAAGCCAATATCATGATTGATTTCAGTCATGCCAACAGCTTAAAACAATGCCAACGACAACTGATTGTCGGTAATGATGTTTGCGGACAAATAGCGCTTGGTGATCAACGGGTTATGGGGGTGATGATAGAAAGTCATCTTAATGCCGGTAACCAGGAGGTCATTGAAGGCCAGCCACTAAATTACGGACAAAGTATTACTGACGGCTGTTTGTCATGGGAAGATACTGCTCCAATGCTGCGTAATCTGGCTATGGCCGTGCAAAAACGCAGACAGGTAAATAGCCAACAGGACTTAAGCTGATGATAATTGTTGTTAACGGCGAAACCCGTGAATATACCGAACAAACCAATGTTGCCGATGTCATCGCCAGCATGGGCTTAACCGGCAAAAAAATCGCTATTGAATTGAACAAGGAAATCTTGCCCTTTCAGCAATATGACACCCATTTATTACAGGCGGAAGATCGCCTGGAAATTGTACATGCCATTGGTGGTGGTCAGGAAGATTCATTCATACTTGCCGGTGTCACTTATCATTCACGACTACTGGTCGGTACGGGTAAATACAAAGATATGGAAGAAACCCGACTGGCTATTGAAGCCAGTGGTGCCCAAATTGTGACTGTTGCCATTCGGCGCACCAATATTGGCCAGACCCCCGGGGAACCCAATTTACTGGATGTTATTTCACCCGACAAATACACCATTCTGCCCAATACCGCAGGTTGTTATACAGTCGAAGATGCCGTAAGAACCTGCCGTTTGGGCCGGGAATTACTCGGTGGACACAATCTGGTTAAACTGGAAGTATTAGCTGACCAAAAAACATTATTTCCTAACGTTGCTGAAACCTATCTGGCCGCCGAATTATTGGTTAAAGACGGCTTCGATGTCATGGTTTACACCAATGATGATCCGATTGCCGCAAAAAGACTGGAAGATATCGGTTGCATAGCGGTTATGCCTTTGGCTGCACCCATTGGCTCAGGTTTGGGTATTCGTAATCCTTATAATATCTTAACCATTATTGAAAATGCCAAGGTACCCATTTTGGTGGATGCAGGTGTAGGCACGGCCTCCGATGCTGCCATTGCGATGGAACTGGGCTGTGCTGGCGTGCTGATGAACACGGCCATTGCTGAAGCCAAAAACCCGATACTCATGGCTTCTGCGATGCGTAAAGGCATTGAAGCAGGCCGGGAAGCTTATTTAGCCGGTCGTATGGCCAGAAAACGCTTTGCCTCTGCCTCATCACCCATAGACGGGTTGTTCTTTTAATAATGCTGACCGTTTCTGAACCCACCCTACCGCAAAGAATCCGTAGCTTTATTCGCCGGCAAGGCCGTCTTACGCCCGGTCAGCAACTGGCTTTGGATAGCCATTGGAATACCTATTGCCTGGATCCTGAAACAGATTATGATTTTACTCAAGTGTTCGGGCGTGACGCACCGCTGTTTATTGAAATAGGCTTTGGCAACGGCGATAGCTTGGCCAAGATGGCAGCGGCTAATCCTGATAAGAATTATATTGGCATAGAAGTCCATACGCCTGGCGTTGGACATTTGCTCATTTTACTTCATGAGCATGGCATAAATAATGTCAGAATTTATAGTCACGATGCCATCGAAATTTTAGAGAATAAAATTGCCGATAATAGCTTGGCGGGCATTCACTTGTTCTTTCCTGATCCCTGGCATAAAAAGAAACATCATAAAAGGCGTATCGTGCGTCCCAGTTTTGTTGACTTGTTAGTCAAAAAACTAAAAACGGGGGGATACTTTCATGCCGCAACCGATTGGGAAAATTACGCAGAAGCTATGCTGGCCATTTTATCGGCAAGTCCGGTATTAACCAATACCAGTTCAAGCAATGACTATTGCCAATGCCCGGAATACCGGCCGTTAACAAAATTTGAGCAGCGCGGCATAAGACTGGGGCATGGCGTTTGGGATTTGATTTTTAGCAAAGTATAAATACCTGGAATTGACTAAATACTGAAAAATCGATTTATTCAATAAGGTCCATGAAAACCATGGGGATAATTTTTAAAGCAATCAATAAACTGGTCACTTTACACGGTCTAATTCTACGATTAACTGCTCTATTTCTTTATTGCCCGGCAATGCTTCGGCAGCTTTTCTTGCATAAACAAGTGCCCCTTTGTTGTCGCCCGCCTCGCGCTGCATCGAAATCAATGCGCTGAGTATCTGGAGGTTGTGTGGTTGACGCTTTTCAGCCGCTTTCAATACGGCCAACGCTTCGCGTTGCTTACCCATAGAATTAAGTGCGATGCCGTAAACATACACATAGCGGGCATTATCTGGAGCAAGCTTACCGGCCTTGGCGAATTCTTGTAGCGCAGCAGCTTTATTTGCCTTACGTACCAATAACAAGCCTAGTGCATGGTGTAAATCCGCCGCATCGGGGATTAATGACAAACCTTTACGTAATTGTTTTTCGCCTTCACCATCGCGACCTTGCTGACGATAGGCATCGGCAAGATTGGCATAGGCGCCAACAAAGAGTGGATCAAGAGTAGTAACGCGTTGATAGGCGACAATAGCCTCGTCTATTTTGCCTTGCTGCAGGTAAAAGTTACCAACATTAATATTTTCCGCCGGCCAGTCAGCATTAAGCTTTAGGGCATCCTTATATTCTTGCATCGCATTATTGCGACTATCCCGCCGCCCCTCTGCAATCTGACTGTCTGGTATATCAGCAAGCACTCGCGCAGCTTCAATGCGTACACCACGAACCGGATCGGTAAGCAATGGCGAAGCGGATAGTGTTCGATTGATTGGATCAACAGATTCAATCAAGCCAAGACCGGCAATACGCACCGAAGAATCGGCATCTTTCAATTGCGATCGTGCAAACGTTAACAGATCCGGACTCATCATCGGCTTGATCAACGTAAGAGCGGTAGCACGAACAACCGCCGGACTTGCTGAATCCTGAGCAAGTTCTTGTAATGCAGGTAATGCTTTAATGCCCTGCGTTGTCCCAGCGTGCAGTGTCGTGCCGTAATGCGGACGCTTACGCCAATCCTTGCCATACCATTTATCCATTATACCAGCGGCCCATTCGGGCTTTTGTTTTTGATGGCATTGGGTGCAGGCATTTGGGCTGCCTAACGATTGTGATAAATCCGGTCTGGGTAAACGAAAACTATGATCGTGCCGCCCATCGTTCACCATGTAATTTTGTTCAGGTGCGTGGCAGTCCATACACGCAGCACCTTTTGAATCGGGCTTGTGGAAATGATGTTTTTCCGTATCAAATGTTTCGGCAACATGACAACGAGTACATAGCGCATTACCTTCGGCGCGTAATTTAAGGGAATGAGGCTCGTGACAATCCATACAAGTCACTCCATTCTGGAACATCTTGCTCTGACGGAACGATCCCCAGGTGTAATCTTCGTCGCGTTGCTGTCCATCGGCATGATAAGTCGGCTGCGTCAGTAATGCAGGTTGATGCGTATCTTCCAGCGGCAAACCCGGCAAACTGCCTTCAACCAGCGTCAAGCGGCGTGAATGACAAGCCCAACAGACATTCATCAAGGTATCGTCGGCAGGCTGTTCACGATGAGCAATAACGCCTTTATCAGAAAACTTCCACGCGTCTTGCCAGTGGCTTTGCAGCTTCACTGCCAAGCCTTTGTTAACATCCGAATAGGGCGGCTGTGCCTGCTTCGCCCACTCGACATGCTGTGATGCAGGGCCGTGGCAAGACTCACAAGCGACATTGATCTCCTTGAAAGTTGTTTTATAGGTGTCTGTTTGGGCATCGTAGCCTTTTTTCAGATGAGTTGAATGGCATTCAGCGCATTCCATGTTCCAGTTTTGGTAACGCCCCGTCCAATGCAATTGATCGGTATGATCGATTTTTTCCTTTGGATACAAATGAAACCAGCGTTGCCCGCCTTCGCTTTTTGGACGGCTGTCCCAGGCAATACCAAGCGTTTGATAACGGCCTCCGGGAAAGGCAATCAAATATTGTTGTAGTGGCGTAACACCAAACGTGTAGGTGATTGAATAATCAGTTAATTTACCATCCGGGCCGTCAGTGCGTACCATAAACTTATCGTCACGCTTAAAAAAAGTCGATTCGACATCGAAGTGTTTAAATTTAGCGTTATTAAAGTCGCCAAGTACGGTTTGTGCAGTAGCTTCCTGCATCGCCAAATCATGATGCGAGCCTTGCCATGCGTTAACTTCGGTCTGATGACATTGCTTACAGGCGCTGGCACCAACATATTCTTTAGTCGTGACAGGCATTATCGGTTCTGATTCTGGTTTCGCTAGCGGAGTAATGGACGAAATTATCGTTACGGGAGGCCTGTTAGCAAAGTAGACAACGCCAATAACCAACCCAACCAACATAAAGATTGATAGCAACAAAACGAGACGACTGTTACTTTTGCCAGATAGAACGGGGGTTACGTTGGTTTCAGACACGATTTTTGTGGCGGGTTTTGGTGTCTTGTTGCGGTTCATTCTGAGTCCTTAATTGGGAGCCTGGGCGTTGAGATTTTTTGCATCCTACTTGACTGATAGATGTTTCACAGAGCAGCAAGCTTGGAGCTGCTTAAACTGATCTTGTGGGAAAAGTTCAATGACCATTAGCATCGGAACCGCTCGTAATGTGCATCAAAATGCCCGTTAAAAGCCATCGGAAAATTACGCATCTTCCCGGCGATATCGCCGAAGCTAAAATCATACGATTTATTGAATGCCCAGGAATTTTGAGCGGTATCGCTTTTTGCTACTTCAGCACTATAGGTGTCGGAAGCAGTAGCCAATAAGGGTAAGACCAAGGATTTAAAATAGGGGGAAAAGCTATTTTTTAGAGTCATACAAGGGTTCCTTGATTTTTCTGAGCCCCGGAAGGAGCTCTACATCTACTGTTGCTACTGTTAATATATTTCCGACCTTCAGTACCCTCACTCATAATGTTAAAAATTTAATTACGAAAAAACCTTTAGTAGGTATGCACATGTTCCGACTTAACATTGACCAAAAACAAAGCATTTCAAAATAAATTTTCTTCGTTTTTTAGCGCTGGTCTTTATAGTCCACAGACTAAAAGTCATACAATAATTAATTAAAATTAGTCGCTTAATAAAATATTAAAAACTCTTTAAGGGAGGCTGTATCCCGAATATTTTATTTGCTAAGGCTATGTTTACCATTTCTGGACGTTCGGTAAAAACAGCCAATATTGTAATTTTTGACCTTGATCAAAGTTGTTCAAAAATAATGACTTTCTAGATACTTCACTTTACTTCTTTTACAAACTCACAGCGTTGCTTAATCAATGGTGATGCACCCGGATTACCGATACCTCTGGCAATCATGGCTATCACGCGATCATCCTGATCATAACCGACATGAGCTTGCATGGGATTGGCAAGATCAGTCATACCAAAAGCATCCATAATCTTGGCAATATTGATATTGACATTGGTGATCTTCGCACAGAGCCGGGAGTCAATATATTTTTCTGCAAATCCGGGTGGTATGCCATAACTTAACAGGTCATTCGGGTCACTAAAGGCAACAATCTCGGTTTCTTTGAGCATACGTTTTTTGTAATTAGCGCCATCAGGATTGCAATAACCTGCCTCCTGTCCTGCCACCTCAGGAAGTTCACGGCCCAACTGTAACATGGGCAACTGGTTGGACAGCATAAAAAAGGGGATATGCTTGCTTTGTAATGCGGCTATGGCTTTGGGAGAAAGAATCATTTTTGCTTTTTGATCGGAAGAAAAATGCTTTTCGGGGGTGGCCAGCAAAGAAGCAATACGCTGCATACCATCCATGACGATACGACTACCTAAACTATGAGAAATAATGACATAGTTATCGTTGGCAATACGGTCAGCATTGGAATCGTTCAACCCCAGGCAGGCATGTTTACCGCTGCTTGGAAGCTCTGCCCAATCTTGGGTCGCCATCCAACAGAATGACTGTGCGTATGCCGCCAGAATGGGCACTCGGCTTTGTCCCAGGTAAATAATTGGATCGGGGCCGGTATCATTACTGAACTTTTTCAACATACCGTTAATTCTGGCTCTGCGAAAGTCGTATTCGCCTGACGTATCGAAGTTAAGCAATGCTTTTTCTTGCCGGGTAATTCCTGACCAGGTCAACTCGTAAAAGCTCAGTTCTTGGCCATTTTGCTCGTTGAGCAAATGCGTTACCCGCAAATTGCCAAGATCCGTGTCCGGAAATAAAGGCGTATTTAAATCAATATTTTTTTGGCCTTCAGAGCGGACATTCAGGTTTAACTCCTTGGCCAGCTTCTCCAAAAATTGAGTAGTATAACCGGGGGTATGATCGCCTACCCCATGTACAAATAGCAACTTGGTTTTACCTTGTTTTTTAGCTAAATCGGCGGCAATACCCGTAAAAGCTTCACCCCACACTTGGCATTGCCGACTATCTTCATTTTCAGACTTTTCCAAAACGGCTTCGGCAGCCCCCTTACCAAGACTTGCGCAACCAGATAACAAAAGGACAGTCGCTAGACATGACAAGAGTAATACTGTGTTTACCGCGCAAAT
Above is a window of Methylobacter sp. S3L5C DNA encoding:
- a CDS encoding tetratricopeptide repeat protein, which produces MPVTTKEYVGASACKQCHQTEVNAWQGSHHDLAMQEATAQTVLGDFNNAKFKHFDVESTFFKRDDKFMVRTDGPDGKLTDYSITYTFGVTPLQQYLIAFPGGRYQTLGIAWDSRPKSEGGQRWFHLYPKEKIDHTDQLHWTGRYQNWNMECAECHSTHLKKGYDAQTDTYKTTFKEINVACESCHGPASQHVEWAKQAQPPYSDVNKGLAVKLQSHWQDAWKFSDKGVIAHREQPADDTLMNVCWACHSRRLTLVEGSLPGLPLEDTHQPALLTQPTYHADGQQRDEDYTWGSFRQSKMFQNGVTCMDCHEPHSLKLRAEGNALCTRCHVAETFDTEKHHFHKPDSKGAACMDCHAPEQNYMVNDGRHDHSFRLPRPDLSQSLGSPNACTQCHQKQKPEWAAGIMDKWYGKDWRKRPHYGTTLHAGTTQGIKALPALQELAQDSASPAVVRATALTLIKPMMSPDLLTFARSQLKDADSSVRIAGLGLIESVDPINRTLSASPLLTDPVRGVRIEAARVLADIPDSQIAEGRRDSRNNAMQEYKDALKLNADWPAENINVGNFYLQQGKIDEAIVAYQRVTTLDPLFVGAYANLADAYRQQGRDGEGEKQLRKGLSLIPDAADLHHALGLLLVRKANKAAALQEFAKAGKLAPDNARYVYVYGIALNSMGKQREALAVLKAAEKRQPHNLQILSALISMQREAGDNKGALVYARKAAEALPGNKEIEQLIVELDRVK
- the trmB gene encoding tRNA (guanosine(46)-N7)-methyltransferase TrmB: MLTVSEPTLPQRIRSFIRRQGRLTPGQQLALDSHWNTYCLDPETDYDFTQVFGRDAPLFIEIGFGNGDSLAKMAAANPDKNYIGIEVHTPGVGHLLILLHEHGINNVRIYSHDAIEILENKIADNSLAGIHLFFPDPWHKKKHHKRRIVRPSFVDLLVKKLKTGGYFHAATDWENYAEAMLAILSASPVLTNTSSSNDYCQCPEYRPLTKFEQRGIRLGHGVWDLIFSKV
- the aroG gene encoding 3-deoxy-7-phosphoheptulonate synthase AroG, whose amino-acid sequence is MQTKYNTDDLRICGIKEVIPPAQVHDEIPISETAAETTLQARAEIHKILTGQDDRLLVVVGPCSIHDPKAALEYAGRLKTIKDELKNDLLIVMRVYFEKPRTTVGWKGLINDPDLDSSFNINKGLRVARQLLMDINTLGVPAATEYLDLITPQYISDLIAWGAIGARTTESQGHRELASGVSCPIGFKNSTDGTIKIAIDAIRAAMSPHHFLSLTKAGHSAIFSTTGNEDVHIILRGGNGRPNYDAVSVEQVAEGLVKADLKANIMIDFSHANSLKQCQRQLIVGNDVCGQIALGDQRVMGVMIESHLNAGNQEVIEGQPLNYGQSITDGCLSWEDTAPMLRNLAMAVQKRRQVNSQQDLS
- the thiS gene encoding sulfur carrier protein ThiS, producing the protein MIIVVNGETREYTEQTNVADVIASMGLTGKKIAIELNKEILPFQQYDTHLLQAEDRLEIVHAIGGGQEDSFILAGVTYHSRLLVGTGKYKDMEETRLAIEASGAQIVTVAIRRTNIGQTPGEPNLLDVISPDKYTILPNTAGCYTVEDAVRTCRLGRELLGGHNLVKLEVLADQKTLFPNVAETYLAAELLVKDGFDVMVYTNDDPIAAKRLEDIGCIAVMPLAAPIGSGLGIRNPYNILTIIENAKVPILVDAGVGTASDAAIAMELGCAGVLMNTAIAEAKNPILMASAMRKGIEAGREAYLAGRMARKRFASASSPIDGLFF
- a CDS encoding DEAD/DEAH box helicase → MNKPKKLLRSDIRYECGEHSYEQGRSYFDQGLVIKLVTTHEGALSTQLHSEVKGSHVYPYQQDIRIVWRPDFSAAKIKGDCSCPVGHNCKHVAAACLSYQNANQTLTGLDNSCLVWLDSLDQFTPQLHNIYQEFVAYILKPGKTNHEFTIDFLITKANKSGRLGKARKTTLANLRYSFSYLSYIQPLDEEVARLMTALNTYKGEPLLAGAVGYLALSKLLQTGRLFWKSAENPALKTGANRDLHFAWHQQDTGNYQLTVEIEPAAMLLLTDPPQYLDIVQGTLGAFNATMPTADQLNKILSVPVIPAEYADEFSFKLTIEHPNIPLPAPKKIELTNSDELVPVPRLLLYGEQVDARQYGHFMTVSFNYGDCLLPAANAEDYSVVKTGTGFVRIKRSAEVECQAIKQLLSQGFVIAPGDKTGQRELVLSPGAITLIDNASCWRDFIQNTLPMLELQGWIIEIDDSFKLSFQSAKNWDAEISESQNDWFEMHFNVEIDNQAYPLLPLIMPVLENYDPENLPDILNLSLGNYQYLTVSSDKIKPILAVLLELFNAGTLQNDGSLKISRFNAASLADMEENSYGLFSLTGGKELIELGKKLKSFAGIQDVVLPVNFQAELRHYQQAGLNWLQFLREYKFSGILADDMGLGKTIQTLAHLLLEKQSGRMILPCLIIAPTSLMSNWRRETERFTPDLKILTLQGAERKHLFDKINDYDLVLTTYPLLTRDDETLLKYNYHYLILDEAQTIKNPVSLAAQLVRQIKTNHRLCLTGTPMENHLGELWAQFDFLMPGFLGNNASFRKRYRIPIEVYGDGEQRLRLSRRLAPFMLRRTKQEVASELPPKTEIIRSVPLYPKQAALYESIRLTMEKKVRDMIAEKGLSRSHITILDALLKLRQTCCDPRTLSLKEAQKVKESAKLDLLLELLPEQLEEGRRILVFSQFTRMIALIEQELNVRKIAYSKLTGQTRKRDEAIELFKSGKVDVFLISLKAGGVGLNLTEADTVIIYDPWWNPAAESQAADRAHRIGQDKPVFVYKLITENTVEEKIIAMQERKRALAESIYKGGAKEESLNLTADDLAALFEPL
- a CDS encoding dihydrofolate reductase, encoding MKISLIVAMASNRVIGLNNKMPWHLSADLKKFKKITMGSPILMGRKTYESIGRPLPGRTNMIISRNLDYQQNGCVVFNDLKKALEKACENTEEIFIIGGSDLYQSILPIADTIYLTLINQEFQGDTFFPKIELNDWSEVEREDIIDDPEAAFNYSFLKLEKIIPNIC